Sequence from the Microbacterium sp. 1.5R genome:
AGCAGTATGGTGCGCCCGCCGGATACCCGCCCGCATACGGCGCCACGACCCCGGTGGCTCCGGCCCGCCCGTCGGTCCTCGGGCTCGTCGGGCTCGGACTCGCGGCGCTCGGAACGATCCTGTCGTGCATCCCGGTGATCTTCTGGCTCGGATGGCTACTGCTCGGCGTGGGCTTCATCGTCTCGCTCATCTCGCTCTTCCTCAAGGGCAGGAAGTGGCCCGGCATCTCCGGACTCATCCTCTCGATCATCGGCGCGATCATCGCGGTCGTCATGTTCTTCGTCATCGTCTTCGCGACGGTGTCCGAGGCCGTGCGCGATCTGCCGTCCGCGCCGCCGTCGAGCGATTCCGACACCGGAATCGACGACGGCACGACCGACGACGGCACGGGGTCCGCGCAGGTCGAAGAGGGCACGATCGGCGACACCGTCGCACTCACCTTCCTGGGCGGGAGCGGCGAGATCACTGTCACCGAGGCGCGCTGGGCGACCAGCGACGGCTCGAGCGTCCCCTCGACCAACGGCGGTTACGTGACCCTCGAGACGACGTGGACCGGTGTCGAGGGCACGACGGCCGCGAACCCGCTGTTCACCTCTCTGGAGACGGCAGAGGGAGTCGAGGGTCAGGTCGACTTCTTCGTGACGGGCGCACCGAACGAGCTCCTCGACCCGGGGCAGACGGTCAGCGGCCCGATCACCTTCGACATCGCCCAGAGCGAGTCCTACGTCTTCGTCGTCACTGACGAGGCCGGACGCGACATCGCGCGCATCGACGTCGCTCCGTCGGCCGGCTGAGACCCGAGCGGAACGGCGATCATGACGGTCCCGGCAGGGTGGTACGACGACGGAGCGGGCCGACAGCGCTGGTGGGACGGCGCAGTCTGGACTGAGCACACCGTGACCACCGAGACGTCGTCCGTGGCGAACACGCCACAGGGGCACGGCCAGCATGCCACGGAGGAGCCCACGGTCGCCGCATCGGCGGACCCGATCTTCGAACCGCCCTATGCCTGGCAGTCGTCGAATCCCTCCCCCGGGGCCTCCGCAGAAGTGCCGCAGTACGGGCGCGCGTCGATGCCCGCGACCTCGGCAGGCGTCGTCGCCTCCCACGATGCGACGGCAGGGTTCGGGTCGTACGGCCCTGTGCCCCCGAAGGCGAACACGAAGGTCTCTGTGCTCGGCATCATCGGTCTCGGCATGGCCGCGCTCGGCGTGGTCCTCTCGTGCATCCCGCCGATCTCGATGGCTGGTGGGGTTCTGCTCGGGATCGGATTCGTGCTCTCGCTGATCTCCCTGTTCCTCCGGGGTGCGAAGTGGCCGGGAGCGGTGGGCATCGCGGTGGCCGTGCTGGGTGGTGTCGTCGCGATCGCCATGATGCTGCTGACCCTGGGCGCCTCGGGGCTGTCGTCGATCGTGCCGACGTCCACCTCGACCCCTCAGGCGACCCAGAGCACAGAACCCGACGACACCGCCGAAGGCTCTCCCGGCAGCGCGGGAACCGAGACCGTGACGGTCAACGAACTCGAGGTCGGTCACTGCATTCCGCTCATCGAATGGGAGGAAGAGGTGTACGAGCTTCCGATCGTTCCGTGTGACGCGCCGCACACCGACGAGGTCTATTTCATCTTCGATGTGCCAGAGGGCGAATTCCCCGGGGACGACGAACTGCAGACCATCGCCGCCGAGAAGTGCGACGTCGCTTTCGAGGAGTTCGTCGGCATCCCCTATGCCGATTCGGAGCTCGACAACTATTGGTTCGTACCGACTGAGTCGTCATGGAAGCGGATGAACGACCGCGCAGTCCAGTGCATCGTGATCAGCTACGACGAGATCACGGGCACCCTCGAAGGCGCCGACCGCTGAGACGAGCGTCGCTCAGTCCTCGTCTTTGCGCTTGCGCCAGCGGATGCCGGCCGAGATGAACCCGTCGAGATCGCCGTCGAACACGGCAGCCGGGTTGCCCGACTCGTGTCCGGTGCGGAGGTCCTTCACGAGCTGCTGACCGTAGAGGAAGTACGAGCGCATCTGGTCGCCCCAGCTCGCCGTGATGTTTCCGGCGAGCTCCTTCTTCTTCGCGGCTTCCTCCTCCTTCTGCAGCAGTAGGAGTCGGGTCTGAAGCACGCGCATCGCGGCAGCACGGTTCTGGATCTGCGACTTCTCGTTCTGCATCGAGACGACGATGCCGGTCGGGAGGTGAGTCAGGCGCACGGCGGAGTCGGTGGTGTTGACGGACTGCCCGCCGGGACCCGACGAGCGGAAGACGTCGACTCGGATGTCGTTCTCGGGGATGTCGACCTCGGTCGCCTCCTCCATGAGAGGGATGACCTCGACAGCGGCGAAGGACGTCTGCCGCTTGTCCGCCGAGCCGAACGGGCTGATGCGGGCGAGGCGATGCGTCCCTGCCTCGACCGACACCGTTCCGAACGCGTAGGGAGCGTCGATCTCGAACGTCGCCGACTTGATGCCGGCACCCTCGGCGTACGAGGTGTCGAGAACCTTGACGGGATACTTGTGGCGCTCGGCCCAACGCAGGTACATGCGCATGAGCATCTCGGCGAAGTCGGTGGCGTCGTCGCCGCCTGCACCCGAGCGGATGGTGATGATGGCGGAGCGCTCGTCGTACTCGCCGTCCATCAGCGTCTGCACCTCGAGCTGATTGATGATCTCGGTGAGCGCGTTGAGCTCGGCGCGCGCTTCGACGGCGGAGTCCTCATCGCCCATCTCGTTCGCCAGGTCGACGAGAACCTCGAGATCGTCGAGTCGACGACCGATGCCCTCGACTCTGGCGAGCGCCGACTGGCGGTGGCTCAGAGCACTGGTCACCTTCTGGGCGCGTTCGGGGTCGTCCCAGAGGTCCGGCACGCCGGCTTCCTCGCTGAGGCGCGCGATGTCGGAGCGGAGGGTCTCGACATCGATGACCTCGCGGATGTCACCGTAGGTGAGTCGGAGGGCCTGGATGTCGGCGGAGAGATCGAGTTCGAGCATGTCGCGTCCAGCCTAACGTGCCGCCCCTGCGGGCGGGGACGGCGTTCGAACGGGAGTAGCGTGAATCGGGTGAGCAGCGCATCCACGGTCCTCAGGCGATTCGGACCGATGGTGTACCTCCCGACCGTGCTGTTCTCGCTCGGTGAAGGCGCGGTGATCCCTCTGATCCCGGTGATCGCTGCGCGGATGGGCGCCGACGTCGCCTTCGCCGCCCTGGTGGCATCCGCCCTCGTCGTGGGTCAGCTGTGCGGCAACCTTCCTGCGGGCTGGGCCGTCGCGCGCATCGGCGAGCGCTTCACGATGGTGATCGCGGGTGCGATAGCGATCCTCGCCGGCGTCGGAATGGTGTTCGCCCCCTCGCTGGGCGTGCTGGCCGCCTCCGTGTTCCTCCTGGGGTTCTGCGCGGCCGCCTTCGGCCTGGCGCGTCATGCGTTCATGACGACGAGGGTTCCCCTCGCGTTCCGTGCTCGCGCGCTCTCGCTGCTCGGTGGCAGCTTCCGCCTCGGAATCTTCATCGGGCCGTTCGTCGCCGCTGGGCTCCTGCAGCTGTTCGGTTCGGAATCAGCCGCGATCTGGTTCTTCCTGGGCTGTCTCGTCGTGATGGTGCTGCTCGTGCTGCTGGGCCCCGATCCCGAGAAGACGATCGCCCCGACGACCCCTGTGCGCACCGCCGCACTCGCGGATGATTCCGGCGAACCGGTCACGGGCTCGATTCCGACGACCGCGCGCGCGGGCATCTTCCGCACGATGTGGCAACAGCGCAGCGTGCTCGGACGACTGGGACTCGCCGCCGCGTCGCTGTCCGCGGTGCGATCGGCACGTCAGGTCGTGCTTCCCCTGTGGGGACTCTCACTCGGACTCGACGCCTCGACCATCGCCCTCGTCGTCGGAATCTCGGGAGCGATCGACTTCGCCCTGTTCTACGCCAGCGGCCAGGTGATGGACAGGTTCGGGCGTCTGTGGGCGGCTATGCCGGCGATGGTGCTGATGGGCGCGGGGTTCCTCGCCCTCTCCTTCACGCACGACCTGGAAGCCGCGGTCCTGTGGTTCGGCATGTTCGCCGCCGTGCTCGGGGTGGGCAACGGGCTCTCGAGCGGCATTCTGCTCACACTCGGCGCCGATGTCGCGCCGAAGGAGGAGCCCGCCGCGTTCCTCGGCTCGTGGCGCACGCTGACGGATGCCGGCGGAGCGGCCGCTCCGCTGCTGGTGTCGGCGATCGTCGCGATCGCGTCACTGCCGATCGCCGCAGCGGCGATGGGTGCGATCGGCCTGATCGGCGCGGGTGGATTCATCCGCTGGATCCCGCGTTTCGTTCCGCGCAGCACACAGGAGGAGTCATGACCGCTGCCCTCCGCGCAGACGTGCGCCGGCTGGTCGTCGCGGCTCCGTCGTCGACGGATCACGATCGCGATGTCGCGGCCGACTTCGCGACGTTCTTCGCCGACGATCATGGGCCGGTCTCCCGCGACGACGGTCCCGATCACGCGACCGCTTCGGCGCTCGTGTTCGACCGCTCACTCACTCGCACGCTGCTCGTCTTCCACGCCAAGGGGCAGTTCTGGGTGCAGCCAGGCGGACATCTCGAACCCGACGACACCTCTGTGGCGGATGCCGCTCTGCGCGAGCTGCGGGAGGAGACCGGTGTGGACGTCTCCGCCAGCGCGGAACCGCTCGTGTACGACCTCGATCATCACGCGCTGTCCTCGGCGTTCGGTCGGTGCGCATCCCATCTCGACATCGGGATCGGCGTCGTCATCAGCGACGATGCCGACCTGATCGTGAGCGACGAGTCGGAGGACGTGCGCTGGTGGGCGATCGACGCGCTGCCGTCGCAGGTGCCGCAGGGCTTCGCCGGGCGGGTGCGACGACTGCGCGATCGTCTGGTGAGCTGACGTCGCATCCGGCGGAGGTCGCCCTCGTGCAGGTCGACCCGAGCGAACGATCACCCCAGAGCGGTGCGACTCGTCCCCGTCGCCTCGAGGCGCACCCCGTCGGTCACGAACAGTGACACGAGCGGCGGATGCCACAGGGTCGAGACGGTCACGCGTGCTGAGTGCCCGTCGGGGCTCGACGCTGAATCGAGTCCCACGGGTGACGGCAGCGCGGCGAGCAGTGCGTCGACCTGCTCTCTGACCCCCTGATCGGTGAGGTTCGCCCGTGCCGTCGTTCCGTCCACAGCCAGGGTGAAGCCGTCCGCTCCGGCGAGCGCTGCGGCGTCAGCGATCGCGTCCAGCCGCTTCTGCGAGATGTGCACGCGTCTTCCGACGCCTTCAGCGTGTCTCCCGCACCCGCACCTGCTCTGCGCTCTCGATAGCAAGGATCGCGCATCCGTTCTAACCTCGATTCTGGGACGCTTCGCCATCGGAGACCGCGAACTACATCGACCGGAGCCGCCGGATGCACGTCTTCGGGCGTCGGTGACGCCAGAAATCCGCTCGGAACCGGGAGTCACCGAGGACAGGTGCCTAGCCGAGAGGTATCGCCGCGCAGTCGCCCCTGACGTCTGCAAGACTCGACACGTGGATACGAATCTTTCCTGGCATGAGCCACAGATTGTCACGCGCGGCGGAAGACGCCAACGCGACTTCGATGCTGAGATGGATGAGTTCTACACCGAACAAATGTGGACATCGAACACCAGTTTCGGTGACGTTCCTCACCAGTGGCGTGCCTACTCTGCCGGTGGCGAAGAGGTGGCGCGAGTCCTGCTCAGCCTCCGATACGACAGTCATCTGCGCGGCGCTCTTCCCGCCGTGATGATCTGGAACTTCGAGGTTCGTGAAGACCTCCGCAGGCGAGGGCTCTACCTCGGTTCGATGATCGTGTCCGACCTCCTCAGCGACCATGCCGACCGCGAGGTGTATGCAGGTCCCGCCTCAGGGTCGGAAGGGTTCTGGAAACGAACCCGACTACAACGATGCGAGTGCGCCAGGTGCGCCGGCACAGACCATTTCGTGTATCGCCCGTAGCCGGATTGTCAGCCGCGACACGAAAATCCCGTGCAAGAGCATCTGGCCTTTTCTTCTGGCCGATCGGGGCGGGTTGGTCGGGTGTCAGGTCTCGTCGGCGCCGCTTCTTGTGATCACGTCGACCTGCTCCGGGTTGAGGTAGCGGAAGCTCTGCGGCGGTTCGACGCCCAGGAGCGCGCGCAACACCTCGAGGGGCACGGGACGAACCCAGGGCCGAGGATCCTCTACCTCGAGAAGGGTGGAGGCGTCCGCGCCCTCGAGGTATTGTCCGAGCGCCTCTTCAGCGATATCGATGGCCTCGGAGTGCAGCGCCCAAACCCGATCGGGAGCCATCCTGCTGGTGTGCTTCAAACGGACAGTGCCGACGATCGCACGCTCGGGAGAGCTGGAGTACAGGACGACCGTCGTTCCTGGCGGGACGGTCGGGAACCGTCGCCGCACCTCGACCGTTTTGCGACCCTCGAGGATAGCTCGTGCGTAGCGGGGCTTGATGGATATGAACAGGGCCCTCGTCATCTGTTCTCCCACCCGGGCTGTGTGCGAAGGACATCGTCGAACAGACTCGGCGATCCTGCCCGGGTTGTCATGAGCGAAGTTGTGATCCCGTGCTCACGGAGCAGGGCGTGGAAGGCTCTTTTCCCCAGAGGCATATCCAGCATGTGTGTGTCCTCGAACCGCAGCACCAGTACCTTTCCGTCATCCGCGTGCCCTTCGATATCCCCGCCACGCAGAACGCCCAACGTTCGATACTGCTCGACAGCTTCCTGGGCGTCTATGACTTGCGCGTCGATTACACGCGAGTGGGCGACGACCGCCCTGACGGCGCTGCTCTCGCGGGCTTTGGGGTCTTTGGTGACGTACCAAAGCACCCGCGTGGGGATCTCCCAGTGTTTCATCTTCGGTTTGGCGAAGTACACGAACTCGCGGGCAAAGCCAAGCGCGGGTTGGTCCCGCGTCTGGATCAAAGTGTCGTTGAATCCGAGTAGATCGCGGGCATATCGCGGCTGTATCGGGACGATGCGTACGGGAACGTTCTTGTCGAGGAGCACTTGCGGCCAGTTCTTGCGTTCGTAGTCCGCGACGTCATTAGACAACAGTATCGAGGATGTCTCGGCCGGGTCCGGGTGGTGCGCCAATCGCACTGTGAGCGGTGCTCCTTCGAAACCGTCAGCGCCGAGCGCGGCCCGGAGAACAGGGTCGAGGGCGTCGTCTGCGACCTGCACTTCACTCGCTCCCCGCTCGAGCGCAAGGGAGCGGATGTACCGGGTCAGTTGAAACGCGATGGTGCCGCCGAGCGAGCCACGAGCGACACGACCGACGCAAATCTGCATGGTGTCGCCGCGGAGTTCCGTCGCAAGTAGCGCCCACCGTCGCCCCTGCTCGTCAGTCAGCAGTTCGAGCCTGACTGTTGCGGGGTGGGCGAGGGCAGCGTGCAGCAACTTTCGGAAGTTCCTGCCTTTCTCCCCGTTCGGCACGTCAGTAAACGCATCTTCGAGGTCGGGAGATGCCGTAGTCACCTGCGTCCAGCGCAGTCCTACCGATTCGAGTTGCCCCGAGCGGAATTCTGTAGGTGCAGAGGGTGGAATGAACGTTCTGAGCAGGTCCACCGGCCGGAGGACCGTGACGGCGTACGCGTCCTGCGACCACTCTGCGGTAGCCGCCAGGAAACTCTCGTCGCGGGTCACGAAATAGTCGGCGCCGGCGAGGATCGCGTCCGCGAGGTGTTTGGCGTCATTGACTAGGCTGCGGTCTCGTGAGGTTGCGCTGGGCGGCATCCTCGCGATGATCGCCTCGGCGAGAGTTCTCATGTCGGCGTGTCGGCGCAGCGCGACCAGCGCGCCGAGGCTGTGTTGCACTCTTTGCCTCTCCGAGGCCGGCAGATGATTGATCTCGATCGACACTTCCGGCGATACAGCAAGCTCGACGACGTCTACGAGCCAGTCCGCGGTGAGCCCTTTCGATTCCTCACGATCTGGGCGGTTCATGTGCGTCGACGCGAACAGGTCAATGACCACGTTGGAGTCCAGCACGGCAATAGGGCGGGACGATTCGTAGAGAGCGTTCTCCATCAGATCGAATTGTCCGATCCTGCGGGTCCAGATCGTCAGCGTCGATCCCTTCGCGGCTCTCCCGGGTCGCTCCCCAGTGGGTGACATGTCCAGCGATCGCCAGAAGCCGTCCATGTCATAGTCGGTGCGGCAGTGTGCAGTAACGATCGAGCGCTGCGGGTGAGCGTCGATGGCCGCATCAACCATCGCTTTCGCGAGCCCGGACCCCCGGGCGGCCAGGGCTACGCATACGTGGACCAGCTTGACGGTCTGTTGGCGGGGCGTGCTGTACAGCACGTATCCCTGGACTGTGCCCTCGATCGCGCCGAGAATGAGACGGCCGTGGGTACCTGCCTCTTGGAAAGCAGCGAACGGGAGATGTCCGAGCGTTGCACGGTTGTCGCGATGCAGATCCAGCACGCGCTCGTACTCAACCGCCGCTCGGGGGCCCCCAGGGCTCCAACGATAGATCTCGACGTCCGCCATAGCGCCAAGCGTAGGGGGCGCCGACACGCGTCCCGTCGAGCGCCACGAGCTTCCCTCCCTGCCGCTTGTGATGGAGGCGGCGGCGAATCGTGTCCGCACCCCTTACGCCACCGGCGCAGACCGCTTCTGATGCGGTTCCACGCTCTTTTGGGATCCCCTAGTTGTAACCGAGAGCGATGTGCGTCTCGGTTGCTTTGTTTGACGGTTCCGCCGTGAGCATTCCCACCCAGTTAGGGCCGCCGGCGCTGCAAGGAATCGCAGACGGTGCGCGAAGAGCATGTCAGCCACGTAGGCAGTACACAGTTGCAACACCACAAACCTTATGCAGATTTGCATAATCGGGGTTACTGTGGGGTGTGAGGAGGTGACGTGATGGCATGGACGCGAGTAAGTGTCGACACCGAGCGCGAGCTTGAGGAGCTAGCGCGGTTGAGTCATCGCAGCGAGGTCATGGAGCGGCAGATCGCATTGCGCGCCCTGTGGATGAACAAGTATCTCAAGATCAATCAGCACGATCTGGCAGTGAAGCTCGGCTGGAGTCAGCCCTCGGTCTCCCGAATGCTTCGTGACATCGCGAAGACCGATGAAGCGGCAAAGATCCTGCAAAGCGAAACGGCTCCGGTCGCGACCGCGATGGAACTGATCCGTCGCGCCGGCCGCGGCGAGATCGATCACGACGACCTTGTGCGTCGCCTCAAGGAGTGGGAATTCGACGCGCCGTCTGTCACGCACAGCCTCCTTGATGAGTGGGAACTGGACGAGAACAGCACGAGCACTCTCCTCACCGCGTATCTGGACCATCTCATCACGGAGGACGAGTACGAAGAACTCGCGGCTGCCGCGAAGGCCGCCTGAGGCGTGAATGCTGCCGAGAAAGCGCGGCATGTCGCTGCCCTGCGTGATCTGACCGTCGAAGGCGGCCCGATAGACACGACGGGCCCCACCGCAACGGAGAACAACCCGCAGTACTTCATCCGCACAGGCTTGCCGACCGGGAAACGGGCACGCCTCCACGATGAGATCATCGAGGAGTTCTTCGCTGAAAAGCCCTACGTGACCTGCGACCGGCAGGCGATCATCATGGCCGGCCCGCCCGGCGCCGGGAAGAGTTCCGTGTTGCGCGAACGCATCCCGGCGTCCGAGGCGCCACACTGGCGAGTCATCGACGCGGACGATTTCAAGAAACGACTGCTGAAGAAGATGGCAGCAAACGGACAGTACGAAGATCTGATCCCCACCGTTGTCCAGGAACGTATCTCCGCCGGTGAACCGTTCTTCCCAGGAGAGTTCGCGGCGCTTGTCCACGAAGAATCGACCATACTCGCCGCCCAAGCGGCCCGCCGGGCGCTCCGGCTCGGGGAGCGGGTTGTTCTCGACGGCGTAAACGGAACCACGAGCAGGCTTCGGCGACGGGTCATCGAGCTTAGCCGAAACGCGTACGTCACGGCCGACATCATCGTTGTGGATGGTCCCCGAGATGTCACCCGGGCCCGCGTCGAACACCGACACCTAACCCACTACAACGCAGCATTGGGTGGCGACGCGGAGGCCGCTTACGATGCACGCTTCGTGCCCGGGTACGTCACCGACGCGCTGTACGCGACTGACGCCACGCATTCGTCCTGTACGACCGCCGCCGCCGAGACCGTGAACGCAGGAACGATCGACGGCATCACCTTCACCGCCTACTTCTACGAGGTCGACGACGCTGCCGGGAGCCCCCAACTCCGGAAAAATGTCGGTCACGGGTGGGGTCACATCGTCACCATCAATTTCGCTGCCACACCGACACCCTGACTACGGACGCAACACGCTCGGAACGCAGAGGCGGGTGAGCTCCGGGCCTCAACAACAATCGGTTCGTCCGCGGAACGGGGCACCAATCGTGTCGAACTGGGTGGACTCGAACGCCGGCGCGACAGACCGGGCACATGCGCGGCCAGAGTATTGGGACTTATAGGGCCGTATAGCGATTCGCTATACGGCCCTATAAGTCCCTATGTTTCGGGTTTCCGAGGGCTCGGGCCTGGACACCGGAGTTGTGCCCGGGATCCGATTCCGTAGATGTTGCGGCGCTGGGAGCTGCGATCGCGACGTCGGTGGGGTGTGGTTTCGTGGAGGTATGCGTGATTCTGACGAGACTCTCCCCGACGATGGCGCGGTGCCGATCGATACATCCATTGAGTCGGAGACCGGGGACGCCGGAGATCTCGTCGGCCCTGAGGGCAACATCGGACTCAGGGCGGTGCTCGAGGAGGCTGAGTCGACGAGGAAGGTCTTCTCGCCCGAGTTTGTGAAGATGGTCGGGGAACTGTTTCCCGAGAAAGGCGCGCAGTTCGGTGTCCCGGCGGGGATGATGTCGATGATCGGCGAGGTGGTCTCCACGAAGGACTGGGGGCTCGGCGTGTCGGCGGAGGCGATGTCGATGTTCCGCGATGTTGCGAAGATGCCGGACTGGTTGGGTGAGAGCCTCCGGGCAGGGGCATCGATCTCGGATGCACTGTCGGATGCAACGACGTTCGCGGAGATGTTGGCGGGCCCGCCCACTTGGATGGCTCCCGCGTTCCGGGTCACGGACCATATCGACGGCTTCCTGGCCGATTCGGCGTGGAGCTCCGCGTCGATACGCGCGGTGTGGAACGAGAGCCTCGCCGCGCACGCGTCCACGAATAGCGCAGTGGGCTTTTCCTCGAGCGTGCTGCGACCGTTCTTGGAGGACTTTTCTGCCCCGGCCTGGCTCGGCCCAGTGATAGATGCGGCCGCATGGAAGCCCGCGTTCGACATTGCCACCTTGGGCCCGGGTGGAGGCCTCCCGCCGGGGATCCTGGAGCTGTTCAACCAGTTGCCGTTCCCCGATCTGGGCTTGTTCACGTTGCGGCTTCCGCCGAACTGGCGCCACGTGGACGCGACGCCGGAGGAGATCGAAGAGAAGGTCAAGGGGATCCTCGAGGACGCGATCCCGCTGGGATGGGTGCCATCGGCACGGGTAATCGAGCTGCTGCTCGCGGCACCTGATCGGTCCGCGCGTCGCCGGGTGATCATCAACAACTATCGCGGGATTTTGACCGACTGCGAAGACATCCTGAGCGGCCTGTCAGCGCCGGGAGCGCTCGGGTACGCAGACTCGATCCGCCGGGCCGTCCGCGCCATGCGCGGCGGGCATGCCGATGCCGCGCAGGCCCTCGCCTCGAACGTCCTCGAGACGATCGTCAGTCACTACACCGCGAAGGCGGCGACACTTGCAATGCCCCCGAGCGTGCTCACCAACGCCAGTTCTTACAAGCGTCAGCGGAAGCTCGGGTGGAGGATCTTTCTGTCCCTTTACCCGCTGACCGCGATCATGGGCGGCACGCACACCCCGTTCACCCCGACGATGGACTACCGGCGTAACGCGACCGTCCAC
This genomic interval carries:
- a CDS encoding DUF2510 domain-containing protein; translation: MTTPAGWYDDGSGRQRWWDGTQWTEHFAPIVESAPSAAGESAGGLTGEATTDRGSESADVSGHSSSDAIPDSAAAAETAAAIESVAAVESQSWNTPAPSDSRADAETPAEPSAHQDAGAAPSYGAPVTDALVDEAGTTHEQGSTSPESPTPTDDIVPPYANTAGPSEGGAPSYPGTAAPSYPQEYPVAPAYPGSAAPSPSYPGAAAYAPAGQQYGAPAGYPPAYGATTPVAPARPSVLGLVGLGLAALGTILSCIPVIFWLGWLLLGVGFIVSLISLFLKGRKWPGISGLILSIIGAIIAVVMFFVIVFATVSEAVRDLPSAPPSSDSDTGIDDGTTDDGTGSAQVEEGTIGDTVALTFLGGSGEITVTEARWATSDGSSVPSTNGGYVTLETTWTGVEGTTAANPLFTSLETAEGVEGQVDFFVTGAPNELLDPGQTVSGPITFDIAQSESYVFVVTDEAGRDIARIDVAPSAG
- a CDS encoding DUF2510 domain-containing protein, yielding MTVPAGWYDDGAGRQRWWDGAVWTEHTVTTETSSVANTPQGHGQHATEEPTVAASADPIFEPPYAWQSSNPSPGASAEVPQYGRASMPATSAGVVASHDATAGFGSYGPVPPKANTKVSVLGIIGLGMAALGVVLSCIPPISMAGGVLLGIGFVLSLISLFLRGAKWPGAVGIAVAVLGGVVAIAMMLLTLGASGLSSIVPTSTSTPQATQSTEPDDTAEGSPGSAGTETVTVNELEVGHCIPLIEWEEEVYELPIVPCDAPHTDEVYFIFDVPEGEFPGDDELQTIAAEKCDVAFEEFVGIPYADSELDNYWFVPTESSWKRMNDRAVQCIVISYDEITGTLEGADR
- the prfB gene encoding peptide chain release factor 2, with translation MLELDLSADIQALRLTYGDIREVIDVETLRSDIARLSEEAGVPDLWDDPERAQKVTSALSHRQSALARVEGIGRRLDDLEVLVDLANEMGDEDSAVEARAELNALTEIINQLEVQTLMDGEYDERSAIITIRSGAGGDDATDFAEMLMRMYLRWAERHKYPVKVLDTSYAEGAGIKSATFEIDAPYAFGTVSVEAGTHRLARISPFGSADKRQTSFAAVEVIPLMEEATEVDIPENDIRVDVFRSSGPGGQSVNTTDSAVRLTHLPTGIVVSMQNEKSQIQNRAAAMRVLQTRLLLLQKEEEAAKKKELAGNITASWGDQMRSYFLYGQQLVKDLRTGHESGNPAAVFDGDLDGFISAGIRWRKRKDED
- a CDS encoding MFS transporter — protein: MVYLPTVLFSLGEGAVIPLIPVIAARMGADVAFAALVASALVVGQLCGNLPAGWAVARIGERFTMVIAGAIAILAGVGMVFAPSLGVLAASVFLLGFCAAAFGLARHAFMTTRVPLAFRARALSLLGGSFRLGIFIGPFVAAGLLQLFGSESAAIWFFLGCLVVMVLLVLLGPDPEKTIAPTTPVRTAALADDSGEPVTGSIPTTARAGIFRTMWQQRSVLGRLGLAAASLSAVRSARQVVLPLWGLSLGLDASTIALVVGISGAIDFALFYASGQVMDRFGRLWAAMPAMVLMGAGFLALSFTHDLEAAVLWFGMFAAVLGVGNGLSSGILLTLGADVAPKEEPAAFLGSWRTLTDAGGAAAPLLVSAIVAIASLPIAAAAMGAIGLIGAGGFIRWIPRFVPRSTQEES
- a CDS encoding NUDIX hydrolase, encoding MTAALRADVRRLVVAAPSSTDHDRDVAADFATFFADDHGPVSRDDGPDHATASALVFDRSLTRTLLVFHAKGQFWVQPGGHLEPDDTSVADAALRELREETGVDVSASAEPLVYDLDHHALSSAFGRCASHLDIGIGVVISDDADLIVSDESEDVRWWAIDALPSQVPQGFAGRVRRLRDRLVS
- a CDS encoding ASCH domain-containing protein, coding for MTRALFISIKPRYARAILEGRKTVEVRRRFPTVPPGTTVVLYSSSPERAIVGTVRLKHTSRMAPDRVWALHSEAIDIAEEALGQYLEGADASTLLEVEDPRPWVRPVPLEVLRALLGVEPPQSFRYLNPEQVDVITRSGADET
- a CDS encoding GNAT family N-acetyltransferase, which gives rise to MADVEIYRWSPGGPRAAVEYERVLDLHRDNRATLGHLPFAAFQEAGTHGRLILGAIEGTVQGYVLYSTPRQQTVKLVHVCVALAARGSGLAKAMVDAAIDAHPQRSIVTAHCRTDYDMDGFWRSLDMSPTGERPGRAAKGSTLTIWTRRIGQFDLMENALYESSRPIAVLDSNVVIDLFASTHMNRPDREESKGLTADWLVDVVELAVSPEVSIEINHLPASERQRVQHSLGALVALRRHADMRTLAEAIIARMPPSATSRDRSLVNDAKHLADAILAGADYFVTRDESFLAATAEWSQDAYAVTVLRPVDLLRTFIPPSAPTEFRSGQLESVGLRWTQVTTASPDLEDAFTDVPNGEKGRNFRKLLHAALAHPATVRLELLTDEQGRRWALLATELRGDTMQICVGRVARGSLGGTIAFQLTRYIRSLALERGASEVQVADDALDPVLRAALGADGFEGAPLTVRLAHHPDPAETSSILLSNDVADYERKNWPQVLLDKNVPVRIVPIQPRYARDLLGFNDTLIQTRDQPALGFAREFVYFAKPKMKHWEIPTRVLWYVTKDPKARESSAVRAVVAHSRVIDAQVIDAQEAVEQYRTLGVLRGGDIEGHADDGKVLVLRFEDTHMLDMPLGKRAFHALLREHGITTSLMTTRAGSPSLFDDVLRTQPGWENR
- a CDS encoding AAA family ATPase: MNAAEKARHVAALRDLTVEGGPIDTTGPTATENNPQYFIRTGLPTGKRARLHDEIIEEFFAEKPYVTCDRQAIIMAGPPGAGKSSVLRERIPASEAPHWRVIDADDFKKRLLKKMAANGQYEDLIPTVVQERISAGEPFFPGEFAALVHEESTILAAQAARRALRLGERVVLDGVNGTTSRLRRRVIELSRNAYVTADIIVVDGPRDVTRARVEHRHLTHYNAALGGDAEAAYDARFVPGYVTDALYATDATHSSCTTAAAETVNAGTIDGITFTAYFYEVDDAAGSPQLRKNVGHGWGHIVTINFAATPTP